A single window of Microbacterium oryzae DNA harbors:
- a CDS encoding sensor histidine kinase, protein MDELQTDTPRARFRGLFRRVSTAQWIVDGFVGAFFLLGSAVLLPTYYEGFLIATGVMTLTFMTVALMLSRCSPPLALTVAWFGAVAQMATGQQPMAANLAIFVVLFATAAYGSRFVFWAGFASAFLGALLIALYLFLLAPGLSGVGIVTPDVWTQDSTFAFLFSIALVFGFSVFSLLLAWTFGALFRVVIRNRETRRAQLVAEERATAEEERGRIARDMHDVVAHSLAVVIAQADGARYAAAADPDAAAAALKTISQTARSALSDVRMLLTQMRHSQAEGPQPTIADLEELYAQVRAAGVDLRVTVDPVPPAEPPASVQLAVYRILQEATTNALRHGDGGPVDVNLAWLPDHVALQVRNGRAAAEPRPLVGARTGVLHAPPATTGHGLIGMRERADLVGGRLEAGPDGEGWLVRATLPV, encoded by the coding sequence ATGGACGAGCTGCAGACGGACACCCCGCGAGCCCGCTTCCGCGGACTCTTCCGCCGCGTGTCGACGGCGCAGTGGATCGTCGACGGATTCGTGGGGGCGTTCTTCCTGCTCGGATCGGCCGTCCTTCTGCCGACCTACTACGAGGGCTTCCTGATCGCCACCGGGGTCATGACGTTGACGTTCATGACCGTGGCGCTCATGCTCAGCCGCTGCTCCCCGCCTCTCGCGCTCACGGTCGCATGGTTCGGGGCGGTCGCGCAGATGGCGACCGGCCAGCAGCCGATGGCGGCGAATCTCGCGATCTTCGTGGTGCTCTTCGCGACCGCGGCGTACGGGTCCCGGTTCGTGTTCTGGGCCGGCTTCGCGTCGGCGTTCCTCGGGGCGCTCCTCATCGCGCTGTATCTGTTCCTGCTGGCACCGGGGCTGTCGGGCGTCGGCATCGTCACCCCCGATGTCTGGACGCAGGACTCGACCTTCGCGTTCCTGTTCTCGATCGCGCTCGTCTTCGGGTTCTCGGTGTTCAGCCTGCTGCTGGCGTGGACGTTCGGCGCGCTGTTCCGCGTCGTCATCCGCAACCGCGAGACGCGCCGCGCGCAGCTCGTGGCCGAGGAGCGGGCGACCGCGGAGGAGGAGCGCGGCCGCATCGCGCGCGACATGCACGACGTCGTCGCGCACTCGCTCGCGGTCGTCATCGCGCAGGCCGACGGCGCGCGGTATGCCGCGGCGGCCGATCCGGATGCGGCTGCCGCGGCGTTGAAGACGATCAGCCAGACCGCGCGCTCGGCGCTGTCGGATGTCCGGATGCTGCTCACGCAGATGCGTCACAGTCAGGCGGAGGGTCCGCAGCCGACCATCGCCGACCTCGAGGAGCTGTACGCGCAGGTGCGGGCGGCCGGCGTCGACCTGCGCGTGACGGTGGACCCCGTGCCGCCGGCGGAGCCGCCGGCGTCGGTGCAGCTCGCGGTGTACCGGATCCTGCAGGAGGCCACCACGAACGCCCTCCGTCACGGCGACGGCGGTCCCGTCGACGTGAACCTCGCGTGGCTGCCCGATCACGTCGCGCTGCAGGTGCGGAACGGCCGCGCCGCCGCCGAGCCCCGGCCCCTCGTCGGCGCTCGCACGGGGGTGCTGCACGCGCCGCCCGCGACGACGGGGCACGGGCTCATCGGCATGCGCGAGCGGGCCGATCTCGTCGGCGGTCGCCTCGAGGCGGGTCCGGATGGCGAGGGCTGGCTCGTGCGCGCGACTCTCCCGGTGTGA